The nucleotide sequence TATAAAGTAAAACTGACCGTACCGCTGTTTTCAAAACAGGAACGCGACTGGCTGGTAACCGAAATCCTGGAGAATCCGGCCACGCTGGCCCAACTCTTAAACCGACAGCTTCCTCAGGAATTGATCAATTTCGCGGATCAACGAGGCATCCGGCTGTTTCCACGCTCGTTTGACGATCTGGGAATGGGTTGCTCCTGTCCTGATTTCGCTATTCCCTGCAAACACCTGGCGGCCGTCGTTTATGTAATCGCCAATGAAATTGATCGCAATCCATTCTTGGTTTTTCAACTCAAGGGCCTGGATATCCTCGATGAGCTTAAGAACCAGCAGGCCGATGTTATCAGCGGCAGCGTGGAAACGGTGCTGTCGCTACGGGATCTGGGCACCGACGATTTGCCCGACGATGAAGACTGGACACCCGATGAAACCGCCCGCGCTCAACTCGACTTTGCTACCATTCCGTCCCTCGCCGATCAACTGCTGGATTTGCTTCAGCCGGAGGTAACGTTTACGAAGAGTGATTTTCTGAAATCGCTGAGTAAAGCGTACAAACTGTTCAGTAAACCCCTGGGCGAGCCGTCTACAACGCCCAAATCGCCTATTCAGAAGCGTAACGTCCGGGCGAAGCAAAAAGCTACCGAGCAACCTGATCCCAGCGACAGCATTGAATTGCAGTTGGATGAGTTCATGGAGGTCAAAAAAATTGGCGTCTTTACTGAACACGGCGAGCAGCGGTCGTTCGCTGATTTTGACCTGGGGGACCTCACCGACTGGCTGCAAACGCTGCCCGAAGCCGATTTTGCCGAAATGAGCGATTCGGTACGGTCGTTATACTTGACCAACCAGTTCTCGCTTGCGCTGCTGCGTCGGGGCGCGGTAGTCCCCCAGTTACTACGCGTGGGACCAACTGAAGAACAGTATCGCGTGCGCTGGCTGCCCGCCACACTCAACGAAGCCGTTCGGCACCAGACCGAACTAATGGCCGCGCAACTTCCTCCCCTGCTGCTAACCATGCGCTGGCAAAAGGAATGGCTGGCCCTGCCTGGTCTGGAACAGGTACTGACGCTTTGCTCGCTGCTGATGCGGCCGCTCATTAACCAGACAACCATCGAACTCTGGGAGCGCTGGCCCCTCGAGGATGCCGACCGACTGTTTTTTGGGGTTGAGACAATCCGGTTTGAGGGTTTTGGAAAGCGCGAGATGCCGCTGGCTATGCAGCTCTGGCTGAATGACTTTTTCCTGACTCACAAACGCTTCGTGCCCATTCTGGCTGTGGAAGACAGCGAACTGGGCGAAGAATTTCGCGTCAGCCTGCTTATTGGAGATAACGAAGCCACTCAGATTAAGCCACCTGCCGAAACAACGAAGCCGGCTGCGGCCAACAGTAAGAAACCGGTTTCGACAACAGCAGTCGCACCGCCGATTGCGCTACGCGAAATCCTGAGCGAACGTAAACACGCCGGTATCCGCATGGCGGTACTGCAGGACCTGCTGGTTCTGTCGCGGCACTTTCCCGACCTGGCGCAGCTGACCAAAACGGATGGCCCTGAGCACCTGTTCTATAAATCGGCGGATTTCGTTAAGGTGCTGCTCGATACGCTGCCGCGTATGCAGTTGCTGGGCATTTCGTTGCTGCTGCCTAAATCCCTGCGGCACTGGGTGCGGCCGGCCGTGGGTGGGCGGCTCCGTGCCAAGGCCAACGTCTCACCGAGCAACTCGTTTATGCGGCTGGATGATATGCTCACGTTCGACTGGCAGGTGGCCCTCGGCGATGAAATGGTCAGCGTTAAGGAATTCCAGAAGCTGGTTAGTAATTCAACCGGGCTCGTTAAAATCAAAGATCAGTACGTGCTGGTTGATCCGAACGACCTGAACAAGCTGTATAAGCAGCTCGAAAACCCACCAGAACTCACCGGGACCGACCTGCTCCGGGCGGCTCTGTCGGAAGAATACAAAGGCGGTCGGCTGGGGTTGTCGGCAGATGTGCGTGAGCTGGTCAAACAATTCACCGAGAGTGAAGCCCAGCCATTGCCCGACGCTCTCAACGCTCAGTTACGTCCTTACCAGCATCGGGGCTACGACTGGCTCGTGAAGAACACCGCCCTGGGTATGGGCAGCCTGCTGGCCGATGATATGGGCCTGGGTAAAACCCTGCAAGTCATTGCGCTGCTGCTCAAATTCAAGCAGGAAGGGCGTTTCCAGAAGCAGAAAGGTTTGGTTGTACTCCCAACGACCCTGCTCACCAACTGGCAGAAAGAGATTGCCCGCTTTGCGCCCGACCTGCACCCTCATGTCTATCATGGCTCGGGCCGTAAGATGCCTGCCAGCACTACCTACGACCTGCTGCTGACAACCTATGGCGTGGTTCGCTCCGATCTGGAAACGGTAAAGAAGATCACCTGGGCGGTAGTCATTATCGACGAAGCGCAGAACATAAAAAACGCCGATACGGAGCAGACAAAGGCCGTTAAAGCCTTAAAAGCCCCCATCCGGATTGCCCTCAGCGGGACGCCCGTCGAAAACCGGCTATCGGAATTCTGGAGCATCATGGACTTTGTTAACAGAGGGTATCTGGGCGGACTAAGCAAGTTTAACGAAGAGTTTGGCAAGCCAATTCAGCAGGAGCGCGACCATCAGAAACTCGAACAGTTTCGGCGCGTAACGAGTCCTTTCCTGCTCCGGCGCGTCAAGACCGATAAAACCATTATCAGCGACCTACCCGACAAGATTGAGAATAACCAGTTCTGTTCGCTGACACCGGAGCAAACCGCTCTCTACGAAAGTGTGGTCCAGGAAAGTATCCGAGCCATTGAAGATAAGGAAGGCATTGCCCGGCGCGGGCTAGTGCTCAAACTGATGACGGCCCTGAAACAGATTGGCAATCATCCCTACCAGTACCTGAAAGAAGGCAACCGCACCGGCGGACCGGCTAACCCGGCGCTGTCGGGCAAAGCAACGCTGCTGCTGAATCTGCTCGAAACCATCTACGCCAACCACGAAAAGGTGTTGATTTTTACGCAGTACCGCGAGATGGGTGAATTACTACAGCAGTTCATTCAGCAGGCATTTGGCCAGGAGCCGCTCTTTCTGCACGGTGGCACGTCACGCTCCGACCGCGACCAGATGGTTGAGCAATTCCAGAAAAACCGCTCCGACCATACGTTCATTCTGTCGCTGAAAGCAGGTGGAACGGGCCTCAACCTGACCCAGGCGAACCACGTCATTCACTATGATCTGTGGTGGAACCCGGCCGTGGAAGCGCAGGCAACGGACCGGGCTTTTCGGATTGGTCAGACCAAAAACGTGCTGGTGTACCGCCTGATGAACCAGGGCACGCTGGAGGAAAAGATTGACGCTATGATCCGCAGCAAGAAAGAACTGGCTGACCTCAGCGTTAAAACCGGCGAAACCTGGCTGGGCGATCTGAGCGACGATGAACTAAAGGAACTGGTGTCGCTGGGTTAGGCTCAGGGACGCCAGCCCTGCAAAAAAGCGGCTAGTTCCATGCCCCAGGCAATGCCAATATGAATGAGCAGGCCACCCCAGATGCTACGGGTACTTAGGGCCAGCACGCCCAGTAAGTAGCCGCCGAAGATGGACGAAACCGCTTCGCCCACGGGTCGGCCAAAGTGAATGGCTGAATACCAGACCACCATCGGCAAGACGGCACCACGACCCAGTACCTGACTCATGCCAATGACCAGAAAGCCCCGGAAAAGAAGCTCCGTCGGGACAAAGTCCCAGCCGTAGCAGAGTTCATAAATCAGGACTGTTATCCATTCGGGTACACCTAAGAACTCGTTGGCATTCGTATCGCGGTACGTCGGGTACGACGCCAGGAAGTCGGGCTGGAACGACGCCAGCGTAATCAGTGGAATCATTAAAGCCAGCAACAGCGCATACAAGGCCAACCCTTTTTGTTTGGGTGCCATACCGTAAAAACTGCTGGCGTGTCGTCGCTGGTCTACCAACCGGTAGAATACGTATAATGGCAGCACAATGGTTAGAACTGACTGCAGATTATGCAGACAGTAGTACAGAAAAACAAAAATCTGCCCATCGAAGAGTTCACGGCTCCAGGTGGCATGCGCGTAAAATCCGGCGTAAATCGAGTAGAAAACGAGCGCATACCCACTCCGTAGCCAGAACTGACGAGAGCGCCAAACATCGGGTCGATCATTAAACCGCGTCCAGAGCCAGACGCTGACGTAATAGGCCGTGGCATACAGGCCAAAATACAGAACCGGCCAGAGGGGTTTACCCTGAAACGAATCGATATACGAATCTTCGAAATCGAGGTAGTAGTTAACGCTGAGAAGGAACGCAACCCATAGCGCCACAGCCAGATACAAATCCGGTCGAAAATCGGCACGAAGGTGGGTAAGCAGGTCTTTCCAGAGGGCTTTCATTCCGGGCGCATCAAGGTTGTGGGCGATAGACTACCGAGCCGCCAGCCATTCCTCCTCCTTGGCCCGCATCTGCTTTTCTTCCTCACCGGTTTTGTCGCCGTAGCCGCAGAGGTGCAGCAGACCATGGGCCAGCACCCGGCGCATTTCCTGTTCGGCCGGAACCCCCAACTGGCTGGCATTATCGGCTACCCGGTCG is from Spirosoma taeanense and encodes:
- a CDS encoding DEAD/DEAH box helicase, with the protein product MAERITYGKTWWGQQWLNALTQIDEANRLPRGKTYANKGAVQGLKIDSNQISASVKGSRPRPYKVKLTVPLFSKQERDWLVTEILENPATLAQLLNRQLPQELINFADQRGIRLFPRSFDDLGMGCSCPDFAIPCKHLAAVVYVIANEIDRNPFLVFQLKGLDILDELKNQQADVISGSVETVLSLRDLGTDDLPDDEDWTPDETARAQLDFATIPSLADQLLDLLQPEVTFTKSDFLKSLSKAYKLFSKPLGEPSTTPKSPIQKRNVRAKQKATEQPDPSDSIELQLDEFMEVKKIGVFTEHGEQRSFADFDLGDLTDWLQTLPEADFAEMSDSVRSLYLTNQFSLALLRRGAVVPQLLRVGPTEEQYRVRWLPATLNEAVRHQTELMAAQLPPLLLTMRWQKEWLALPGLEQVLTLCSLLMRPLINQTTIELWERWPLEDADRLFFGVETIRFEGFGKREMPLAMQLWLNDFFLTHKRFVPILAVEDSELGEEFRVSLLIGDNEATQIKPPAETTKPAAANSKKPVSTTAVAPPIALREILSERKHAGIRMAVLQDLLVLSRHFPDLAQLTKTDGPEHLFYKSADFVKVLLDTLPRMQLLGISLLLPKSLRHWVRPAVGGRLRAKANVSPSNSFMRLDDMLTFDWQVALGDEMVSVKEFQKLVSNSTGLVKIKDQYVLVDPNDLNKLYKQLENPPELTGTDLLRAALSEEYKGGRLGLSADVRELVKQFTESEAQPLPDALNAQLRPYQHRGYDWLVKNTALGMGSLLADDMGLGKTLQVIALLLKFKQEGRFQKQKGLVVLPTTLLTNWQKEIARFAPDLHPHVYHGSGRKMPASTTYDLLLTTYGVVRSDLETVKKITWAVVIIDEAQNIKNADTEQTKAVKALKAPIRIALSGTPVENRLSEFWSIMDFVNRGYLGGLSKFNEEFGKPIQQERDHQKLEQFRRVTSPFLLRRVKTDKTIISDLPDKIENNQFCSLTPEQTALYESVVQESIRAIEDKEGIARRGLVLKLMTALKQIGNHPYQYLKEGNRTGGPANPALSGKATLLLNLLETIYANHEKVLIFTQYREMGELLQQFIQQAFGQEPLFLHGGTSRSDRDQMVEQFQKNRSDHTFILSLKAGGTGLNLTQANHVIHYDLWWNPAVEAQATDRAFRIGQTKNVLVYRLMNQGTLEEKIDAMIRSKKELADLSVKTGETWLGDLSDDELKELVSLG
- a CDS encoding CPBP family intramembrane glutamic endopeptidase, which produces MKALWKDLLTHLRADFRPDLYLAVALWVAFLLSVNYYLDFEDSYIDSFQGKPLWPVLYFGLYATAYYVSVWLWTRFNDRPDVWRSRQFWLRSGYALVFYSIYAGFYAHATWSRELFDGQIFVFLYYCLHNLQSVLTIVLPLYVFYRLVDQRRHASSFYGMAPKQKGLALYALLLALMIPLITLASFQPDFLASYPTYRDTNANEFLGVPEWITVLIYELCYGWDFVPTELLFRGFLVIGMSQVLGRGAVLPMVVWYSAIHFGRPVGEAVSSIFGGYLLGVLALSTRSIWGGLLIHIGIAWGMELAAFLQGWRP